In Iodobacter fluviatilis, one DNA window encodes the following:
- a CDS encoding SMI1/KNR4 family protein has product MNKNEISLVLSKCLPLENRRLDTPSPEDWVNVENYFKTKLPQEYKYFVDLMTDFSFPGDIYNPTSKILTNGNDDIILVYETEIKNSNLSKNLIPFYGIGNGDYFCLSIEDGEKSAVYCTDHSTGEVSKEADSFEDWIIEIPNFLNG; this is encoded by the coding sequence ATGAACAAAAACGAAATTAGCTTAGTACTTAGCAAGTGTCTTCCTTTGGAGAACAGGAGGCTAGATACTCCGAGCCCAGAAGACTGGGTTAATGTTGAGAATTACTTTAAAACAAAATTACCACAAGAATATAAATATTTTGTTGATTTAATGACTGATTTTTCATTTCCGGGTGATATATATAACCCAACATCAAAAATATTAACAAATGGCAACGATGACATAATTCTTGTGTATGAGACAGAAATAAAAAATTCTAACTTATCTAAAAATTTAATCCCTTTTTATGGTATAGGAAATGGCGATTATTTTTGTTTATCTATAGAAGATGGAGAGAAATCTGCTGTTTACTGCACTGATCATTCAACAGGTGAAGTAAGCAAAGAGGCGGACTCTTTTGAAGATTGGATAATTGAAATTCCTAATTTCCTTAATGGCTAA
- a CDS encoding imm11 family protein yields MMYILSEKKNSYGIINFDHSFFDYQLFLQGSSLKGVIDTPLLYELEKKSNIKALSKLHIIRSTGPELVSNSLRKIIEEIAPHEVEFFDVDIYSNGEKIEGFSCIHPLRVIESIDMENSEYKLDNFDPKNPEYSFYFMKIKNAIEYEPKIARCYEFRLKLLVNDEIKNACFNSKLKGMVFYQALDMTPKNRSSYEEIK; encoded by the coding sequence ATGATGTACATTTTATCAGAGAAAAAAAATAGCTATGGAATCATAAATTTTGATCATAGTTTTTTTGATTACCAATTGTTTCTTCAGGGATCGAGCCTTAAAGGTGTGATTGATACACCTTTATTGTATGAATTAGAAAAAAAATCAAATATTAAGGCGCTATCTAAACTTCACATCATTAGATCAACTGGCCCAGAGTTAGTTAGTAATTCTCTACGAAAAATAATAGAAGAAATTGCACCTCATGAAGTCGAATTTTTTGATGTTGATATTTATTCAAACGGTGAAAAAATAGAAGGATTCAGTTGCATTCATCCTTTGCGAGTTATTGAAAGCATCGACATGGAAAACAGTGAATACAAATTAGATAATTTTGACCCAAAGAATCCAGAATACTCTTTTTATTTTATGAAGATAAAAAATGCGATAGAGTACGAACCAAAAATAGCTAGATGCTATGAGTTTCGTTTGAAGCTACTAGTTAATGATGAAATAAAAAATGCTTGTTTTAATTCAAAACTAAAGGGTATGGTTTTTTATCAAGCTCTCGATATGACACCTAAAAACAGATCTTCTTACGAAGAAATTAAATAA
- a CDS encoding DUF7716 domain-containing protein has product MRILLELNEVFVNPHMHSGWLFLGSKPWTLISKGFFYKVNMDLSPEEEKQEREKLVSEGWISTLSIEDIEDVIDNLSQQIEAPTQEQILAAFTFYYENDSFFECDED; this is encoded by the coding sequence ATGCGCATCTTACTTGAACTAAATGAAGTCTTTGTTAACCCTCACATGCATTCTGGCTGGCTTTTCTTGGGCTCAAAACCATGGACACTTATTTCAAAAGGGTTTTTCTACAAAGTGAATATGGATCTTTCTCCGGAAGAAGAAAAACAAGAAAGAGAAAAATTAGTTTCTGAAGGCTGGATATCTACTTTATCTATAGAGGATATAGAAGATGTCATTGATAATCTTAGTCAGCAAATTGAGGCTCCTACACAAGAGCAGATCTTAGCTGCATTTACTTTTTATTATGAAAATGATTCTTTTTTTGAGTGTGATGAAGATTGA
- a CDS encoding RHS repeat-associated core domain-containing protein, which translates to MNLNNTGPAPIKILGVGTGPAHFALATLYYFDALGYTYRIIYPDNSEEWLFRDDYKNLVKHVYPDGSSDRYEYDANDNLLQHIRPDDSTVQMAYDDKDQLIRITDPLGNIWLREYDDKGNLLKEIDPKQYVTRYSYNAQGLPIAIKDAKGGTKKLAYLPNGQLASFTDCSGSCTEWHYDANGRLLSHTDALGRSTRYGYDKAGRIHSRIDAMGQELAYRYDKLGRLTALQNENSAQYRFSYDPVGRLIEENSFDGKATRYHYAEASGQLLEVNEAGQLTQLNYDAAGRLAQRKTGSSKESFRYDPAGRLAIAKNRFSQVAFNFDEVGDLTREEHQYQLFGQSQTHIWQHEYDELGNRIASIRPDGQRTDWLIYGSGHVHGMLWNKQEITSFERDKLHRETGRKLANQLQAQTQYDPMGRMLQQTLSGKTSSNRSYQYDPVGQLLGIKDSRKGETQYRYDPVGRLLAANTPKHQETFAFDPASNLLDSKTESTLPTQTPRLLDNLLKQYSGTHFKYDARGNLTEKQRGEQITKLSWDGFNRLSEVQTAQGATQYYYDAFGRRIGKENAQGKTAFIWDGDVIALEKTAEHTRHYLFEPNSFVPLAQIVSANDSEQEHTAYYHVDHLGTPQTLSDENGEIAWSAEYKAWGEAKTIISEAAKTAGINNPLRFQGQYADEESGLHYNRYRYYDPEIGRFISSDPIGLMGGINTHAYAPNSTEWIDPLGLARKIPSGNDASGRPFSSPQYSIWTQQTIPAEIQAGTREDHFRDANKQLHQEITANPALGDALGKDVVTHVQPGPRGGYADTSPPGLTWHHSAQDPTKIELIPRPQHKAAGPVQNSLHPNQQGGFKKLNCR; encoded by the coding sequence ATGAATTTAAATAATACGGGGCCAGCTCCAATAAAAATATTGGGTGTTGGAACTGGCCCCGCTCACTTTGCTCTGGCAACACTCTATTACTTTGATGCGCTGGGCTACACCTATCGCATTATTTATCCCGACAACAGCGAAGAATGGCTGTTTCGCGATGATTACAAAAACCTAGTCAAACACGTTTATCCCGATGGCAGCTCAGATCGTTATGAATACGACGCCAACGATAATCTGCTGCAGCATATTCGCCCCGACGATAGCACCGTGCAGATGGCTTACGATGATAAAGACCAGCTGATCCGCATTACTGATCCGCTGGGCAATATCTGGCTGCGCGAATACGACGACAAAGGCAATCTGCTTAAAGAAATCGATCCTAAGCAATACGTCACCCGCTATAGCTACAACGCGCAGGGCCTGCCTATCGCAATTAAAGACGCCAAAGGCGGCACAAAAAAACTGGCCTATTTACCCAACGGCCAGCTTGCCAGCTTTACCGATTGCTCTGGCTCCTGCACCGAATGGCATTACGATGCCAATGGCCGCTTGCTATCGCACACCGATGCGCTGGGCCGCAGCACCCGCTATGGCTACGATAAAGCAGGCCGGATTCATTCCCGAATCGATGCGATGGGCCAAGAGCTGGCCTACCGCTACGACAAACTGGGCAGGCTGACCGCACTGCAAAATGAAAACAGCGCCCAATATCGCTTTAGCTACGATCCGGTTGGCCGCTTAATCGAAGAAAACAGCTTTGATGGCAAAGCCACCCGCTACCACTATGCCGAAGCCAGCGGCCAGCTATTAGAAGTGAACGAAGCAGGCCAGCTCACCCAGCTTAACTACGATGCCGCAGGCCGCTTGGCGCAGCGTAAAACGGGCAGCAGCAAAGAATCATTCCGCTACGATCCGGCTGGCCGCCTTGCCATCGCTAAAAACCGCTTTAGCCAAGTGGCGTTTAACTTTGATGAAGTGGGCGATTTAACGCGTGAAGAGCACCAGTACCAGCTCTTTGGCCAAAGCCAAACCCATATTTGGCAGCACGAATACGACGAACTGGGCAACCGCATCGCCAGCATCCGCCCCGATGGCCAGCGCACCGATTGGCTGATTTACGGCAGCGGCCATGTGCACGGCATGCTGTGGAATAAACAAGAAATCACCAGCTTTGAGCGCGATAAACTACACAGAGAAACTGGCCGCAAACTCGCCAACCAGCTGCAAGCCCAAACCCAATACGACCCAATGGGCCGCATGCTGCAGCAAACGCTCAGTGGAAAAACCAGCAGCAACCGCAGCTATCAATACGACCCGGTAGGGCAACTGCTGGGCATTAAAGACAGCCGCAAAGGTGAAACCCAGTACCGCTATGATCCGGTAGGCAGGCTGCTTGCTGCCAACACCCCCAAACATCAGGAAACCTTTGCTTTTGACCCCGCCAGCAATCTGCTCGACAGCAAAACAGAAAGCACCCTACCCACCCAAACACCGCGCCTGCTGGATAACCTGCTGAAGCAATACTCAGGCACCCACTTTAAATACGACGCACGCGGCAATCTCACCGAAAAACAACGCGGCGAACAGATCACCAAACTCAGCTGGGACGGCTTTAACCGCCTCAGTGAAGTGCAAACAGCCCAAGGCGCAACGCAATACTATTACGACGCCTTTGGCCGCCGCATCGGCAAAGAAAACGCCCAAGGCAAAACCGCATTCATCTGGGACGGCGACGTGATCGCCTTGGAAAAAACCGCCGAACACACCCGGCATTACCTGTTCGAGCCCAACAGCTTTGTGCCGTTGGCGCAAATCGTCTCCGCCAACGACAGCGAGCAAGAACACACCGCCTATTACCACGTAGATCACCTCGGCACGCCGCAAACACTGAGCGATGAAAACGGCGAAATTGCGTGGAGTGCGGAGTACAAAGCTTGGGGCGAAGCAAAAACCATTATCAGCGAAGCGGCTAAAACAGCAGGCATCAATAACCCACTACGCTTCCAAGGCCAATACGCCGACGAAGAAAGTGGATTGCATTACAACCGCTATCGCTATTACGATCCGGAGATTGGGCGGTTTATTAGTAGTGATCCGATTGGGTTGATGGGCGGGATAAATACGCATGCGTATGCGCCGAACTCAACGGAATGGATTGATCCATTAGGTCTGGCCAGAAAAATTCCATCAGGAAATGACGCATCTGGGCGCCCATTTTCGAGTCCACAATATAGCATTTGGACTCAACAAACGATCCCGGCAGAAATTCAGGCAGGAACACGAGAAGATCACTTTAGAGATGCAAATAAGCAGTTACATCAAGAAATTACGGCAAATCCAGCTCTTGGTGATGCTCTTGGCAAAGATGTTGTAACGCATGTTCAACCAGGCCCAAGAGGAGGATATGCAGACACTAGCCCACCAGGATTAACTTGGCATCACAGTGCTCAAGATCCAACAAAAATAGAATTAATACCACGACCACAACATAAAGCAGCAGGCCCAGTTCAAAACTCGCTTCACCCTAATCAACAGGGTGGGTTCAAAAAATTAAATTGTAGATAG
- a CDS encoding AHH domain-containing protein, with protein MAEASETILGNIEKNTTYRKTIENNTKEATHPRNKGIIMQAHHIISADAVKRSNVGALMEQYGYDINCINNLVFLPYSLEGACHLEVQLHRGNHASPAADELLSPDDRPHPSAYHQSIRDFLDSQFRDFKDICEGDDSKVDDKFREKVNKISMKILKRIGNFDPSYQLTSIAKSFSPKNIEGCKCAANVPTHKVTTVQGCTSKRNHTGSTNIGLGQKVEIEYEKKSYELMAGK; from the coding sequence CAATAGAAAATAATACTAAAGAGGCTACGCACCCAAGAAATAAAGGGATTATCATGCAGGCGCATCATATTATTTCTGCAGATGCTGTTAAACGTAGCAATGTTGGTGCTCTCATGGAGCAATACGGCTACGATATTAATTGTATAAATAATTTAGTATTTCTTCCATATTCTCTTGAAGGTGCTTGCCACTTGGAGGTGCAATTGCACAGAGGAAATCATGCATCCCCGGCCGCTGATGAATTGCTATCACCTGATGACCGGCCACATCCTTCTGCATATCATCAAAGTATTAGAGATTTTTTAGACAGTCAATTTAGAGATTTTAAAGATATATGCGAAGGAGATGATTCAAAAGTAGATGATAAATTTAGAGAAAAGGTGAATAAAATTTCCATGAAAATACTGAAACGAATCGGGAACTTTGATCCCTCATATCAACTAACTTCTATTGCAAAGTCATTCTCGCCAAAAAATATCGAAGGGTGCAAATGTGCTGCAAACGTGCCTACTCACAAAGTTACCACTGTTCAAGGTTGCACCTCAAAAAGGAATCATACTGGAAGTACTAATATTGGCTTAGGGCAAAAAGTAGAAATTGAGTATGAAAAAAAATCCTACGAACTAATGGCAGGAAAATAA